In Gammaproteobacteria bacterium, a single window of DNA contains:
- the mtnA gene encoding S-methyl-5-thioribose-1-phosphate isomerase, with protein MASRAHNLAHDSIRAIDWSNSALRLLDQRVLPLHEEYLVLQDAPAVADAITMMAVRGAPAIGITAAYGVVLAARSAYRQTKTGWRSAIEDDFERLRRARPTAVNLRWALERMEDKFVEVQNDPEPVLLAEAQRIHEEDIKGNKRMGDLGARLIHDKADVITHCNTGSLATGGFGTALGVIRKAYVLDEIQSVYACETRPWLQGARLTAWELVRDKIPVTVIVDSAAAHLMQQHDVRWVIVGADRIAANGDVANKIGTYSLALSAREHDVRFMVVAPTSTVDMNATSGMDIPIEDRPSEELLELGGHTLAPDGTPAWNPIFDVTPARLIDFLVTEKGVIPAPDAVKLAALMQDVNG; from the coding sequence TTGGCTTCCAGAGCTCACAATCTCGCACACGATTCTATCCGAGCCATCGACTGGTCGAATAGTGCACTGAGATTGCTTGATCAACGGGTTCTGCCGTTGCATGAGGAGTATCTGGTTCTGCAAGATGCTCCGGCAGTTGCAGATGCGATTACGATGATGGCCGTGAGAGGCGCCCCAGCTATTGGCATTACCGCCGCTTATGGCGTGGTCCTTGCCGCGCGTTCAGCCTACCGACAGACAAAAACCGGCTGGCGTTCCGCCATAGAGGATGACTTTGAACGTCTTCGCAGGGCTCGACCGACGGCGGTTAACCTACGCTGGGCCTTAGAACGCATGGAGGACAAATTTGTTGAAGTACAAAATGATCCCGAACCTGTATTACTCGCAGAGGCACAGCGTATACACGAAGAAGACATCAAGGGGAACAAGCGCATGGGCGACTTGGGTGCTCGGCTTATCCACGACAAAGCGGATGTGATTACTCATTGCAACACGGGCTCACTCGCGACGGGTGGTTTCGGTACGGCACTTGGGGTTATCCGGAAAGCCTATGTGCTTGATGAAATTCAATCAGTATATGCCTGTGAAACGCGGCCCTGGCTCCAAGGCGCAAGGCTTACTGCTTGGGAACTCGTGCGGGACAAGATCCCGGTCACCGTGATCGTAGATAGCGCCGCCGCTCACCTGATGCAACAGCATGATGTGCGATGGGTCATCGTTGGGGCCGATCGGATTGCCGCAAACGGTGATGTCGCTAACAAAATTGGGACCTATTCGTTAGCGCTATCTGCACGGGAGCATGATGTGCGATTTATGGTAGTTGCGCCCACATCCACGGTGGACATGAATGCAACTTCCGGGATGGATATTCCAATTGAGGACCGGCCATCCGAGGAACTTCTGGAGCTTGGTGGACATACCCTTGCGCCCGACGGGACGCCCGCATGGAACCCGATCTTTGATGTGACACCTGCGCGATTGATCGATTTCCTTGTCACCGAAAAAGGTGTTATTCCTGCACCCGATGCCGTGAAACTGGCGGCCTTGATGCAGGATGTAAACGGCTGA
- a CDS encoding TRZ/ATZ family hydrolase → MQIDTVIHARWVIPVEPEHVVYNHHAIAIHEGKILEVLASRDADAKYNAKTTQRLDTHALIPGLVNCHTHAAMNLFRGLADDLALMDWLNNHMWPAEQRWVSPEFVTDGTRHAIAEMIRGGTTCFNDMYFFPDETAQAATEAGIRAVVGLIIVDFPTAWAKNVDEYFIKGEAVHDAYRHSPLITTAFAPHAPYSVSDSSLERIGVLAEELDIPIHMHVLETADEVRQSIKQNGERPLARLKRLGLLSSKLLAVHMTQIEKEEITEIANCGVNVVHAPESNLKLASGFCPVYELTQAGVNVALGTDSAASNNDLDMFGEMRTAALLAKAVACNARAIPASETLRMATLNGASALGIDDQIGSLLPEKQADIVAVDLSGIETQPIYNPLSQLIYATGRHQVTNVWIGGKQLLRDRALTTINREVVLTKARQWQERIEGELANR, encoded by the coding sequence GTGCAGATCGACACCGTCATTCATGCTCGCTGGGTCATCCCCGTTGAACCGGAGCATGTGGTATACAACCACCACGCTATCGCAATTCACGAAGGGAAAATCCTGGAGGTCCTCGCAAGTCGTGATGCCGATGCGAAATACAACGCCAAAACGACCCAACGCCTTGATACGCATGCTCTCATCCCAGGCCTCGTCAACTGCCATACCCATGCAGCGATGAACCTGTTCCGCGGTTTAGCTGATGATCTTGCCTTGATGGATTGGCTTAATAACCACATGTGGCCTGCCGAGCAGCGATGGGTAAGTCCAGAGTTCGTTACCGATGGGACGCGCCATGCCATCGCCGAGATGATTCGAGGCGGAACCACCTGCTTCAATGACATGTACTTCTTTCCCGATGAGACGGCCCAGGCGGCAACTGAAGCAGGCATTCGGGCTGTTGTCGGGCTCATCATTGTCGATTTTCCTACCGCCTGGGCAAAAAATGTCGATGAATACTTCATCAAAGGGGAAGCCGTACATGATGCCTATCGGCACAGTCCGTTGATCACCACCGCCTTCGCACCGCACGCGCCTTATTCCGTGTCTGACTCGTCGCTTGAGCGCATTGGTGTCCTGGCCGAGGAGCTGGATATTCCCATTCACATGCATGTGTTGGAAACCGCAGATGAAGTGAGGCAAAGCATCAAGCAAAACGGGGAGCGGCCACTGGCGCGATTAAAGCGGCTCGGGCTCCTATCCTCAAAGTTGCTTGCCGTCCACATGACCCAGATCGAAAAAGAGGAGATCACAGAAATCGCAAACTGCGGCGTCAATGTGGTGCATGCGCCAGAATCGAATCTGAAGCTGGCGAGCGGCTTTTGCCCGGTGTATGAACTCACTCAGGCGGGAGTCAACGTCGCCTTGGGTACCGACAGCGCCGCAAGTAACAATGACTTGGATATGTTCGGAGAGATGCGCACGGCAGCGTTACTCGCGAAAGCGGTGGCATGCAACGCCCGCGCTATCCCGGCAAGCGAAACTCTACGAATGGCGACACTGAATGGCGCATCGGCATTGGGTATCGACGACCAGATCGGCTCACTGCTGCCTGAAAAGCAGGCTGATATTGTCGCCGTCGATCTGTCGGGGATCGAAACGCAACCGATATACAATCCCCTCTCGCAGCTTATTTACGCGACGGGCCGTCATCAAGTAACCAATGTTTGGATTGGAGGGAAACAGCTTCTTAGGGATCGAGCACTCACAACCATCAACCGAGAAGTGGTGCTGACCAAAGCGCGACAATGGCAGGAGCGGATCGAGGGTGAACTTGCCAATAGATGA
- the rnt gene encoding ribonuclease T, with protein MSEHAADNPIARRFRGYLPVAVDVETAGFNANTDALLEVAAVTFAIGGDGQWRLDETTACHVIPFPGANLDQAALEFTGIDPYHPFREAVSEKEALKTVFGAVRKAMKQWGCVRAILVGHNPSFDLSFINAATERAGIKRNPFHPFSAFDTATLGGLVFGQTVLSRAVMAAGLEWDSRQAHSAIYDAERTAELFCAVVNRWQALVNGKKVKHPGR; from the coding sequence ATGTCTGAACACGCCGCCGACAATCCGATTGCCCGGCGCTTTCGTGGTTATCTGCCTGTCGCGGTGGACGTCGAGACAGCGGGTTTTAATGCAAACACCGACGCATTATTGGAAGTTGCTGCAGTCACGTTTGCAATCGGCGGCGATGGTCAATGGCGGCTAGATGAGACCACGGCCTGTCATGTTATACCGTTTCCGGGGGCAAACCTCGACCAAGCTGCGTTGGAGTTTACTGGGATCGATCCCTACCATCCATTTCGCGAAGCCGTCTCGGAGAAGGAAGCGTTAAAGACTGTATTCGGTGCCGTACGCAAGGCAATGAAACAATGGGGATGTGTCCGGGCTATCCTTGTTGGGCACAATCCTTCATTTGATCTGAGTTTTATCAATGCCGCGACGGAACGCGCCGGCATAAAGCGGAACCCTTTTCATCCATTCAGTGCATTTGACACGGCAACCCTGGGCGGTCTTGTTTTTGGTCAGACGGTTTTATCTCGCGCGGTCATGGCAGCCGGGTTGGAGTGGGATAGCCGGCAAGCCCATTCTGCAATCTACGATGCAGAACGTACGGCAGAACTCTTCTGTGCTGTGGTCAACAGATGGCAGGCCTTGGTGAACGGGAAGAAGGTGAAGCATCCCGGGCGCTAG
- the pyrC gene encoding dihydroorotase encodes MRNLTISRPDDCHVHLRDGIAMAAVVADTAKRFARAIVMPNLEPPVVTTAQALKYQERILSVLPPTVRFSPLMTLYLTDNTSVDEIARAKKSGHIFAVKYYPRGATTHSDAGVTDISKVYSVLEAMVEHDLPLLVHGELIDETIDIFDRERLFIDRVLVPLLNRFRSLRVVFEHITTREAVQFVMSGPDSLAATITPHHLLLNRNALFEGGLQPHHYCHPMPKRENDRQALVEAATSGNPKLFLGTDSAPHSRSAKEGASACAGIYSANSALELYAEVFDEAGAIDRLEQFASVFGAAFYRLPRNTDRVTLRKDAWTVPQSLPLGDDVLVPFRAGHQCAWKLVEA; translated from the coding sequence ATGCGGAACCTTACGATCAGCCGCCCGGATGACTGTCACGTACACTTGCGTGATGGTATTGCGATGGCTGCTGTGGTTGCTGATACGGCCAAACGCTTTGCGCGAGCCATTGTGATGCCCAATCTTGAGCCGCCCGTGGTGACGACAGCACAGGCCCTGAAATATCAGGAACGCATTTTGTCCGTGTTGCCTCCCACCGTTCGCTTCTCGCCACTCATGACACTTTATTTGACTGACAACACTTCGGTCGATGAGATCGCGCGAGCCAAGAAAAGTGGCCATATCTTTGCCGTTAAGTACTACCCGAGGGGCGCAACGACGCACTCAGATGCCGGGGTAACGGATATCAGCAAGGTTTATTCGGTGTTGGAAGCAATGGTTGAACACGACTTACCCCTTTTGGTTCATGGTGAGCTCATCGATGAAACCATTGATATCTTTGACCGGGAGCGGCTTTTTATCGATCGCGTACTCGTGCCTCTTTTGAATCGGTTTCGCAGCCTGCGTGTAGTATTCGAGCATATTACGACTCGGGAAGCCGTACAGTTTGTAATGTCGGGCCCGGACAGTCTCGCCGCTACCATTACGCCGCATCACCTTTTGTTAAATCGCAACGCACTGTTTGAGGGGGGGTTGCAACCGCATCACTATTGTCACCCGATGCCCAAAAGGGAAAATGATCGTCAGGCCCTTGTCGAGGCAGCGACCAGTGGTAATCCCAAATTGTTTTTGGGAACGGATAGCGCGCCCCATTCCCGATCAGCCAAGGAGGGGGCATCTGCATGTGCTGGGATATACAGCGCTAATTCTGCGCTAGAGCTTTACGCTGAAGTATTTGATGAGGCGGGTGCCATCGATCGGTTAGAGCAGTTTGCAAGTGTTTTTGGGGCGGCTTTCTACAGACTTCCGCGCAATACAGATCGCGTGACACTTCGAAAGGATGCGTGGACGGTGCCACAAAGTCTTCCGCTGGGAGACGATGTGCTCGTACCGTTTCGTGCGGGGCATCAATGTGCCTGGAAACTGGTGGAGGCCTGA
- a CDS encoding NAAT family transporter translates to MIELAINIFILLFVVIDPISVAPLFSGLTFGGSDSYRRRMAWKGVVVAGCILLAFALVGDRLLQYLSVSMPAFSIAGGILLFLLAIEMVFARQSGLRSTTASEQAEAEHRPDISVFPLAIPMIAGPGSLTTILLLVGDRGLSLETLVVLLVMLVVLLITLGMLLMASHLMKLLGETGTNVITRVLGIVLAALAVQFIINGVMETFPALGQAVS, encoded by the coding sequence ATGATAGAGCTCGCTATCAATATATTCATTTTATTATTTGTCGTTATTGATCCGATCAGTGTGGCGCCCTTGTTCTCGGGCCTGACATTCGGGGGTTCGGATAGCTACAGAAGGCGGATGGCATGGAAGGGTGTCGTGGTCGCGGGATGCATTTTGTTAGCGTTTGCTTTAGTGGGGGATCGCCTGCTCCAATATCTGAGCGTTAGCATGCCCGCGTTTAGTATTGCAGGCGGGATCCTGCTTTTCCTGTTAGCCATTGAAATGGTCTTTGCGCGCCAATCGGGGCTGCGCTCCACGACGGCCAGCGAACAGGCAGAGGCCGAGCATAGACCCGATATCTCCGTGTTTCCCTTGGCTATCCCCATGATCGCGGGGCCGGGCTCACTGACTACGATATTGCTGCTGGTTGGGGACCGCGGACTTTCCTTAGAGACACTCGTCGTGCTGCTGGTCATGCTCGTTGTTCTGCTGATAACGCTCGGCATGCTTTTAATGGCATCTCATTTGATGAAGCTACTCGGGGAGACCGGAACGAACGTAATCACCCGGGTGCTGGGTATTGTGTTGGCGGCGCTAGCCGTTCAATTCATTATCAACGGTGTGATGGAAACATTCCCCGCTTTGGGGCAGGCCGTATCCTAG
- a CDS encoding NADP(H)-dependent aldo-keto reductase, whose amino-acid sequence MKYKTLGRSDIEVSQLCLGTMTWGEQNTEAEAHAQLDLALASGINFIDTAEIYPVPPRAETQGRTEEYIGRWFQRRKNRANCILATKACGRASWIPYVRNGQAKLDRKNIESALHASLKRLQTDYIDLYQPHWPNRVTNFFGQLGYRHVPKKDDVSIEETLETLDRLVRAGTIRHIGIANETPWGAMQYLHLAKERALTRIVSIQNPYNLLNRTFEIGLAEVAHRDDVGLLAYSPLGFGVLSGKYLTAERPLNARLALFKQFKRYTNPDAEKATRAYVDLARNHGLDAAQMALAFVNSRPFLTSTLIGATSIDQLKSNIASLDVILSKEVLEKIEAIHTSHPNPCP is encoded by the coding sequence ATGAAGTACAAAACCCTTGGGCGCAGTGACATTGAAGTCAGCCAGCTCTGTCTCGGCACCATGACGTGGGGGGAACAAAACACAGAGGCAGAAGCGCATGCTCAGCTAGACCTCGCACTCGCTTCAGGGATCAATTTCATTGATACCGCGGAGATATATCCAGTGCCGCCGCGGGCCGAAACTCAAGGTCGGACAGAAGAGTATATTGGTCGCTGGTTTCAAAGGCGGAAAAACCGAGCGAACTGCATCCTCGCCACCAAAGCCTGCGGCAGGGCGTCTTGGATCCCGTATGTTCGCAATGGCCAAGCAAAGCTTGACCGTAAGAATATTGAATCGGCGCTCCATGCAAGCTTGAAACGGCTACAAACCGACTATATCGATCTCTATCAGCCCCATTGGCCCAATCGCGTGACCAATTTCTTCGGGCAACTCGGCTACCGCCATGTGCCCAAAAAAGACGATGTTTCTATCGAGGAGACTCTGGAGACTCTGGATCGTCTCGTCCGTGCCGGAACGATACGACACATTGGGATCGCCAATGAGACCCCCTGGGGTGCGATGCAGTATCTTCATCTTGCCAAAGAAAGGGCGCTTACACGCATCGTAAGCATCCAAAATCCATATAACCTACTGAACCGAACCTTTGAGATCGGGCTGGCGGAAGTGGCGCATCGAGACGATGTCGGTCTGCTTGCATACTCACCATTGGGATTTGGCGTGCTATCGGGAAAATACTTGACTGCTGAGCGTCCGTTGAATGCGCGACTGGCGTTGTTCAAACAATTCAAGCGCTATACCAACCCTGACGCCGAGAAGGCGACGCGCGCATATGTTGATCTTGCCCGCAATCACGGCTTAGACGCGGCACAGATGGCCTTGGCTTTCGTCAACAGCCGCCCTTTCCTGACCAGTACCCTCATTGGCGCAACATCGATAGACCAACTCAAATCCAACATCGCAAGTCTCGATGTGATCTTGTCGAAGGAGGTATTAGAGAAAATTGAGGCGATCCATACCTCCCATCCCAATCCGTGTCCCTAA